One segment of Ktedonobacterales bacterium DNA contains the following:
- a CDS encoding hydrogenase maturation protease, producing MPQLILIIGIGNEYRSDDAVGLVVARALQARKLSGASILEATGEGIALMEVWKSSDAVILVDAVASGAPAGTIHQLDVQTSPISPDFFALSTHAFGVAQAIELARVLGDLPPRLVVYGIEARRFVAGTGLSPEVERAAHATVERVARLAQSWLQS from the coding sequence TTGCCGCAGCTTATCCTCATTATCGGAATTGGGAATGAATATCGAAGCGATGATGCCGTTGGCTTGGTGGTGGCACGAGCACTCCAGGCCAGAAAGCTCTCAGGTGCTTCAATTCTGGAAGCCACCGGTGAGGGGATTGCTTTGATGGAAGTCTGGAAGAGCAGCGATGCGGTCATTCTAGTAGATGCCGTGGCATCGGGCGCGCCAGCGGGCACGATTCATCAACTGGATGTCCAGACCAGCCCCATTTCGCCTGATTTCTTTGCGCTCTCAACCCATGCCTTTGGAGTCGCCCAGGCCATCGAGCTGGCCCGCGTCCTGGGCGATCTTCCTCCACGTCTTGTAGTGTATGGGATCGAAGCCAGGCGGTTTGTTGCTGGAACGGGTCTCTCGCCTGAAGTGGAACGCGCAGCGCATGCGACAGTTGAAAGAGTCGCCCGGCTTGCTCAAAGCTGGCTGCAATCTTAA